One genomic segment of Amycolatopsis sp. WQ 127309 includes these proteins:
- a CDS encoding SCO4848 family membrane protein has product MRISKRTSLFLLAFGVWSWIIWITFAKNLWASDQSWTPDGSPTAYFVVHAVLTVVSFVLGTLIGVLGWRGVRAARVAS; this is encoded by the coding sequence ATGCGGATTTCCAAGCGCACCTCGCTGTTCCTGCTGGCCTTCGGCGTGTGGTCGTGGATCATCTGGATCACCTTCGCCAAGAACCTGTGGGCGAGCGACCAGTCGTGGACGCCGGACGGCTCGCCGACCGCGTACTTCGTCGTGCACGCCGTGCTGACGGTCGTGTCGTTCGTGCTGGGCACGCTCATCGGGGTGCTGGGCTGGCGCGGCGTGCGTGCGGCTCGCGTCGCCTCCTGA